From the genome of Eublepharis macularius isolate TG4126 chromosome 12, MPM_Emac_v1.0, whole genome shotgun sequence, one region includes:
- the LOC129339877 gene encoding olfactory receptor 6X1-like, whose amino-acid sequence MKEINSSTVTEFILLGIPFLHDLHRVFFVVGLFMYLTTIMGNGFILVIVAIEPRLQTPMYIFLSNLAFLEICYTTAVVPKLLQTLIKTRTTICFLCCMIQGFFHFILGTTELFILTAMAFDRYLAICKPLQYPMIMTTHVCIQMSLATWYSSFIIIFFQSLVVWRLPFCGSNIVDHFYCDIGPVLSLACADTRLIESLGLLSSVLIIIMTLILTVVSYIFIITTILRIPSSAGRKKAFSTCTSHLIVVSILYGANIFMYVRPNVHSSSRLTRVVAILNTVLTPMLNPFIYTIRNSEVKEAIRSVIHKKRLLKEGF is encoded by the coding sequence ATGAAGGAGATAAATTCATCAACAGTGACTGAATTTATCCTATTGGGCATTCCTTTTCTTCATGATTTACACAGAGTCTTCTTTGTCGTGGGCTTGTTCATGTATCTCACAACCATCATGGGGAATGGGTTCATCTTAGTCATCGTAGCCATCGAGCCAAGGCTTCAGACTCCCATGTACATCTTCCTGAGCAACCTGGCTTTTCTGGAGATCTGCTACACCACAGCGGTGGTGCCTAAGCTGCTGCAAACACTTATAAAAACACGAACCACGATTTGCTTTCTGTGCTGCATGATCCAGGGCTTTTTCCACTTCATCTTGGGCACTACTGAGCTTTTCATCCTTACGGCAATGGCCTTTGACCGTTACTTGGCCATATGCAAACCACTTCAGTACCCAATGATCATGACGACACATGTCTGCATTCAGATGTCTTTGGCCACCTGGTATTCATCATTCATCATTATCTTTTTTCAGTCCCTCGTTGTGTGGAGGTTGCCGTTCTGTGGGTCAAACATTGTCGATCATTTCTACTGTGACATTGGGCCTGTTTTAAGCTTAGCCTGTGCTGATACTCGCCTCATTGAGTCTTTGGGATTGCTGAGCTCCGTGCTAATTATTATTATGACATTGATCTTAACTGTAGTTTCCTATATTTTTATCATCACCACCATCCTACGAATTCCCTCATCCGCAGGACGTAAGAAAGCATTCTCCACTTGTACGTCTCACCTCATTGTGGTCTCAATATTATATGGAGCTAACATCTTCATGTACGTGAGGCCAAACGTGCATTCCTCTTCCCGCTTAACCAGAGTTGTAGCCATTTTGAATACTGTCCTTACACCAATGCTGAACCCTTTTATATACACCATAAGGAATTCGGAGGTGAAAGAGGCCATCCGAAGTGTGATCCATAAGAAGAGGTTGTTGaaagaaggtttttaa